One window of Botrimarina mediterranea genomic DNA carries:
- a CDS encoding DUF4912 domain-containing protein: MNSSKLRSYTAKDLAQMARQRGFAKWHSMRKDELIEALAAAGVQENALPRPRQTDREAAEALANRAERARAAASRPKPTAAQKQLAEMQRQRARLQDLSTATPTAGADRLLLLVRDPYWLQVTWEVTPSSVTRARTALGQHWHGAQPVLRLGKLGDDGAVGGVRQVKVHGGVNHWYVDVTDPPGRFRAEIGYLDLSGGFYSIARSNEVQTPEASVDEVGEHAWTDVARNADRVFALSGGYSADGPSQELRQALEERLRRPLGRPTETRFTATEARTDGAQLDVQIDAELVVRGSTAPHTHLTIQGEPVVVREDGAFAVKLPFPDRRQVIPVVASSADGMHQRTIILGVERNTKALEPRRRDTVTA; encoded by the coding sequence ATGAACTCTTCCAAGCTGCGGTCCTACACCGCCAAAGACCTCGCTCAGATGGCGCGCCAGCGTGGCTTCGCCAAATGGCACTCGATGCGGAAGGACGAGCTGATCGAGGCCCTGGCGGCCGCCGGGGTCCAAGAGAACGCCCTCCCGCGTCCCAGACAGACGGACCGTGAGGCGGCCGAGGCCCTCGCCAATCGGGCCGAACGGGCCCGCGCCGCCGCCAGCCGCCCCAAGCCCACCGCCGCGCAGAAGCAGTTGGCCGAGATGCAGCGCCAACGCGCCCGCTTGCAGGACCTCAGCACCGCCACGCCGACCGCCGGCGCCGATCGACTGTTGCTGCTGGTGCGCGACCCCTACTGGCTCCAGGTCACCTGGGAGGTCACTCCCAGCAGCGTCACCCGGGCGCGGACGGCCTTGGGTCAGCACTGGCATGGCGCGCAGCCGGTACTCCGACTCGGTAAGCTCGGCGACGACGGCGCGGTCGGCGGCGTCCGTCAGGTCAAGGTCCACGGCGGCGTCAATCACTGGTACGTCGATGTCACCGACCCGCCGGGGCGGTTCCGCGCGGAGATCGGCTACCTCGATCTGTCGGGGGGCTTCTACAGCATCGCCCGCAGCAACGAGGTGCAGACGCCCGAGGCGAGTGTCGATGAAGTCGGCGAGCACGCCTGGACCGACGTGGCCCGCAACGCGGACCGGGTGTTCGCCCTGTCGGGCGGCTACTCGGCCGACGGCCCGAGCCAGGAGCTCCGCCAAGCGCTCGAGGAGCGGCTGCGTCGCCCGCTGGGCCGGCCGACCGAAACCCGCTTCACAGCGACCGAGGCCCGCACCGATGGCGCGCAGCTGGACGTGCAGATCGACGCCGAGCTCGTCGTCCGCGGCTCGACGGCGCCGCACACGCACCTGACGATCCAGGGCGAGCCGGTCGTGGTGCGTGAGGACGGGGCGTTCGCGGTGAAGCTGCCGTTCCCCGACCGCCGCCAAGTGATCCCCGTCGTCGCCAGCAGCGCCGACGGCATGCACCAGCGGACGATCATCCTGGGCGTCGAGCGCAACACCAAGGCGCTCGAACCCCGCCGCCGCGACACGGTGACCGCTTAG
- a CDS encoding CHRD domain-containing protein has product MRHRLVLASVLVCGMTALSGSLAAAQSFPAFLSGDQEVGPVATPATGIGTLDLTGGPGAWVATYSLSYSDLLSPIVNPPGAHIHNAAAGMNGPVVHGLDNIAAAVGTTSGVFTGDWRYDDASNPLTDMLVGELFAGRLYFNIHTAQNTSGEIRGQIVPEPTSIVAALSLIATAATYRRR; this is encoded by the coding sequence ATGCGACATCGTCTTGTTTTGGCCTCGGTGCTGGTTTGTGGCATGACGGCCTTGTCGGGCTCACTCGCTGCGGCACAGAGCTTTCCGGCGTTCTTGTCTGGCGATCAAGAAGTTGGGCCGGTAGCCACCCCGGCAACCGGCATCGGGACGTTGGACCTAACGGGCGGCCCTGGGGCTTGGGTGGCGACTTACTCACTCAGCTACTCGGATCTACTGAGTCCGATCGTCAATCCGCCGGGAGCGCACATCCATAACGCTGCCGCCGGGATGAACGGTCCCGTCGTTCATGGCCTGGACAACATCGCTGCCGCAGTCGGAACGACCTCCGGCGTCTTCACGGGTGACTGGCGTTATGATGACGCGTCCAATCCGTTGACCGACATGCTAGTCGGCGAGTTGTTTGCAGGACGGCTCTACTTCAACATCCACACGGCCCAGAACACGAGCGGCGAGATCCGCGGCCAAATCGTCCCCGAGCCAACATCAATCGTCGCGGCGCTGAGCCTGATCGCCACCGCAGCGACGTATCGCCGGCGTTGA